The following are encoded together in the Anoplopoma fimbria isolate UVic2021 breed Golden Eagle Sablefish chromosome 9, Afim_UVic_2022, whole genome shotgun sequence genome:
- the LOC129095307 gene encoding hsp70-Hsp90 organising protein-like: protein MVQGIQMFGKGQYSQAVDFFTEAIYCDPKDHRFYGNRSYCYWCLEQYSPALTDAQRSIQLAPDWPKGYFRKGCALMGLKRFSEAEADMEQVLKLDQHCKEASSKLFTCQVLQLMEFGFEEEQSKALLEKFTSVQAVIDSPEAQSKSSAAKPLVSTVRQH, encoded by the exons ATGG TTCAGGGCATTCAGATGTTTGGTAAAGGCCAGTACAGCCAGGCGGTGGACTTCTTTACAGAAGCCATCTACTGCGACCCCAAGGACCACAG GTTCTATGGAAACCGCTCCTACTGTTATTGGTGTCTGGAGCAGTACTCGCCGGCCCTCACCGACGCTCAGAGGTCCATTCAGCTGGCTCCTGATTGGCCGAAGGGGTACTTCCGTAAGGGGTGTGCTCTGATGGGGTTAAAG CGGTTCAGTGAGGCAGAGGCGGACATGGAGCAGGTGTTGAAGTTGGATCAGCACTGTAAGGAAGCATCCAGTAAACTCTTCACCTGCCAGGTCCTTCAGCTCATG GAGTTTGGTTTCGAGGAGGAGCAGAGTAAAGCGCTGCTGGAGAAGTTCACCAGCGTTCAGGCGGTCATCGACTCACCAGAGGCCCAAAGTAAGAGCTCGGCCGCAAAACCACTTGTGTCCACAGTGAGGCAGCACTGA